From the Apus apus isolate bApuApu2 chromosome 4, bApuApu2.pri.cur, whole genome shotgun sequence genome, one window contains:
- the LOC127384704 gene encoding interleukin-8-like — MRVPAGLGTGAPLLPWLLLLLFSHLACPAILEVNGNLNCRCLKTTSNYLSPKRYESIEIRPVGSTCRRTEIIIKLHPSGKVCVNPDAPWVKKLLKRIAITGMLLGTAMGLAWLCGRSCCWGCCWSPTAPGMQLSWKPTVT; from the exons ATGCGAgtgccagctgggctggggacaggagcccccctgctcccctggctgctgctgctgctgttctcccaCCTAGCCTGTCCAG CCATCCTGGAGGTGAATGGAAACCTGAACTGTAGGTGCCTAAAGACAACTTCAAACTACCTGAGTCCAAAGCGGTACGAGAGCATTGAGATCAGACCTGTGGGCAGCACCTGCAGGCGCACAGAGATCAT AATTAAATTGCACCCCTCGGGGAAGGTGTGTGTGAATCCTGATGCCCCTTGGGTAAAGAAGCTGCTGAAGCGTATTGCTATCAC ggggatgctgctggggacagcGATGGGGCTGGCATGGCTGTGCGGGcggtcctgctgctgggggtgctgctggtCACCCACCGCCCCGGGGATGCAG ctctcctggaagCCAACGGTAACCTGA
- the LOC127384177 gene encoding C-X-C motif chemokine 13-like gives MRRLPAALALLLLLLLLLSSAVPGGGLSLESLLTNMRCKCIKSTTQVISLGLILAIDVTPPGIHCRRKEIILTLKKNKKVCVAPEAPWIQLLIHKLSRR, from the exons aTGCGGCGGCTGCCGGCGGCGCTGGcgctgctgcttctgctgctgctgctgctgagcagcgCGGTGCCCGGGGGCG GTCTGTCACTGGAGAGCCTGCTGACCAACATGAGGTGCAAGTGCATCAAATCGACCACCCAGGTCATCAGCTTGGGGCTGATCCTTGCCATCGACGTTACACCGCCAGGAATCcactgcaggaggaaggagatCAT CCTCaccctgaagaaaaataagaaggtgTGCGTGGCCCCCGAGGCACCCTGGATCCAGCTGCTCATCCACAAGTTGTCGCGGAGGTAG
- the CNOT6L gene encoding CCR4-NOT transcription complex subunit 6-like, with translation MPKEKYDPPDPRRIYTIMSAEEVANGKKSHWAELEISGRVRSLSSSLWSLTHLTALHLNDNNLSRIPPDIAKLHNLVYLDLSSNKLRSLPAELGNMVSLRELLLNNNLLRVLPYELGRLFQLQTLGLKGNPLSQDILSLYQDPDGTRKLLNYMLDNLAVHPEQLPPRPWITLKERDQILPSASFTVMCYNVLCDKYATRQLYGYCPSWALNWEYRKKGIMEEIVSCDADIISLQEVETEQYFTLFLPALKERGYDGFFSPKSRAKIMSEQEKKHVDGCAIFFKTEKFTLVQKHTVEFNQVAMANSEGSEAMLNRVMTKDNIGVAVVLEVHKELFGASMKSLHVDKQLLIVANAHMHWDPEYSDVKLIQTMMFVSELKNILEKASSRPGSPTADPNSIPLVLCADLNSLPDSGVVEYLSNGIVADNHKDFKELRYNECLMNFSGNGKNGASEGRITHGFRLKSAYENNLMPYTNYTFDFKGVIDYIFYSNTHMNVLGVLGPLDPQWLVDNNITGCPHPHIPSDHFSLLTQLELHPPLLPLVNGVHLPNRR, from the exons atgccaaaggaaaaatatgatCCCCCAGATCCTCGCAGAATTTACACCATCATGTCAGCAGAAGAGGTAGCCAACGGGAAGAAGTCGCACTGGGCTGAATTGGAGATCTCGG gtCGAGTGCGGAGCTTGAGTTCATCGCTTTGGTCGCTGACACACCTGACTGCTCTGCACCTCAATGACAATAATCTCAGTCGCATTCCACCTGATATTGCCAAGCTTCATAATCTGGTTTACTTGGATCTGTCATCCAACAAACTCAGAAGTTTACCAGCAGAACTAGGAAACATGGTATCTCTCAG ggaattgcttttaaataacaATCTGTTACGGGTTTTGCCTTATGAACTTGGACGGCTCTTCCAGCTACAAACCCTAGGTTTGAAAG GCAATCCTTTATCACAAGATATTCTCAGCCTCTACCAGGATCCAGATGGAACTCGGAAGCTACTGAACTACATGCTTGACAATCTAGCAG ttcatccagagcagctgcctccaaGGCCATGGATTACTTTAAAAGAACGAGACCAAATTCTGCCCTCAG ccTCATTCACAGTTATGTGTTACAATGTGTTGTGTGATAAATACGCCACCCGGCAGCTCTATGGCTACTGCCCATCTTGGGCACTCAACTGGGAGTACAGAAAAAAGGGAATCATGGAAGAAATTGTCAGCTGTGATGCAGATATCATTAGTCTGCAG GAAGTGGAAACAGAGCAATACTTCACCCTTTTTCTGCCAGCCTTGAAAGAAAGAGGATACGATGGATTCTTTTCTCCAAAGTCACGTGCCAAAATCATGTctgagcaggagaaaaagcacGTGGATGGCTGTGCAATAttcttcaaaactgaaaa GTTCACACTGGTGCAGAAGCACACAGTGGAGTTCAACCAGGTGGCCATGGCCAACTCTGAAGGCTCAGAAGCCATGTTGAACCGCGTGATGACCAAGGACAACATCGGAGTTGCTGTGGTGTTAGAGGTGCACAAGGAACTCTTCGGAGCAA GTATGAAATCGCTTCATGTGGACAAGCAGCTGCTTATTGTGGCCAATGCCCACATGCACTGGGACCCTGAATACTCAGATGTGAAACTCATTCAGACCATGATGTTTGTCTCGGAACTGAAGAATATCCTTGAGAAAGCCTCCAGCAGGCCCGGGAGCCCAACAGCAGATCCTAACTCTATCCCTCTGGTGCTGTGTGCAGATCTCAACTCATTGCCTGATTCAG GTGTGGTGGAATACTTAAGCAATGGCATTGTGGCTGACAACCACAAGGACTTCAAGGAGCTGCGTTACAACGAGTGTCTGATGAACTTCAGCGGCAACGGCAAGAACGGGGCTTCGGAAGGAAGGATCACGCACGGCTTCCGGCTCAAGAGCGCCTACGAAAACAACTTGATGCCTTACACCAATTACACTTTTGATTTCAAA GGTGTGATTGACTACATTTTCTATTCCAACACTCACATGAACGTGCTTGGTGTCCTGGGGCCTTTGGACCCTCAGTGGCTGGTTGACAACAACATCACTGGGTGTCCACACCCTCACATCCCTTCCGACCACTTCTCACTGTTAACACAACTCGAACTCCATCCTCCGCTCCTGCCTCTTGTCAACGGGGTGCACTTGCCTAACAGGAGGTAG